A genomic stretch from Methylorubrum extorquens includes:
- a CDS encoding putative EPS I polysaccharide export inner membrane protein (epsE-like) (Evidence 3 : Putative function from multiple computational evidences; PubMedId : 7476194; Product type m : membrane component) yields the protein MPALPRDLRALAGARRAVLGRRVPGRQVLARVAAGPALSVADQALVSACNFATTIVLAHALGLEAFGLFSTAWIAVLLTVSLQLGLVVCPMISIGPGLGDEARPAYYAIVLVHEAAFLTLAGGAVAIGLALAFGDRALGLAAGVACAAHLAQDFCRRYLFARGRPPVVLGIDALNQGIKLAGLILLSRAGMLSPTRALEVVAASAALSCLCAIPFRGALAWRAGEFGAASRRQWHSGRWLVLTGLMQWLSGYGGLLVAGALLGVTLIGVLRAAQSILGVLNLIRDALENIVPPIAGRALAQGGLHGLRPVIGVTAAIGFAGGLSFTALLALTGKSLLAAAFGPDMAAYAWVVAWYSLLFPVSLVSFAQICAFRALERTGAVFAATAAAAALNLALVYPAVRGFGIEGLLGVAITSEVLVCLVLAGLLRRVLRTPSGTLGSLQPA from the coding sequence ATGCCCGCCCTCCCGCGCGACCTCCGTGCCCTGGCCGGCGCCCGACGCGCGGTTCTCGGGCGAAGGGTTCCTGGGAGACAGGTTCTCGCGCGGGTGGCGGCCGGCCCGGCACTCTCGGTGGCCGATCAGGCGCTGGTGAGCGCGTGCAACTTCGCCACCACCATCGTGCTGGCGCACGCGCTCGGCCTCGAGGCTTTCGGCCTGTTCTCGACGGCCTGGATCGCGGTGCTGCTCACCGTCAGCCTGCAGCTCGGCCTCGTCGTCTGCCCGATGATCAGCATCGGGCCGGGCCTGGGCGACGAGGCGCGGCCTGCCTATTACGCCATCGTCCTCGTCCACGAGGCCGCCTTCCTGACGCTGGCCGGCGGGGCTGTCGCGATCGGGCTCGCCTTGGCTTTCGGCGACCGGGCTTTGGGGCTCGCGGCGGGCGTGGCCTGCGCCGCCCACCTCGCCCAGGACTTTTGCCGCCGCTACCTGTTCGCCCGCGGGCGGCCCCCGGTCGTTCTGGGGATCGATGCGCTCAACCAGGGGATCAAGCTCGCGGGCCTGATCCTGCTCAGCCGGGCAGGGATGCTCTCGCCGACCCGCGCCCTGGAGGTCGTCGCGGCCTCGGCCGCCCTGTCCTGCCTCTGCGCGATCCCGTTCCGGGGTGCGCTGGCGTGGCGGGCGGGCGAGTTCGGCGCAGCAAGCCGGCGGCAATGGCATTCCGGCCGCTGGCTGGTGCTCACGGGGCTAATGCAGTGGCTGAGCGGCTATGGCGGCCTGCTCGTCGCCGGAGCCCTGCTCGGCGTGACGCTGATCGGCGTGCTGCGCGCGGCGCAGAGCATCCTCGGGGTTCTCAACCTGATCCGTGACGCCCTCGAGAACATCGTCCCGCCGATCGCCGGCCGGGCGCTGGCGCAAGGCGGCCTCCACGGCCTGCGGCCGGTCATCGGCGTCACCGCCGCCATCGGCTTTGCCGGGGGCCTAAGCTTCACGGCGCTGCTGGCGCTCACCGGCAAGAGCCTGCTCGCGGCGGCGTTCGGGCCGGACATGGCGGCCTATGCCTGGGTGGTGGCGTGGTACTCGCTGCTGTTTCCGGTCTCGCTCGTGTCCTTCGCGCAGATCTGCGCGTTTCGCGCCCTGGAGCGGACGGGTGCGGTCTTCGCGGCCACGGCCGCCGCGGCGGCCCTCAACCTCGCCCTCGTCTATCCGGCGGTGCGCGGGTTCGGCATCGAGGGCCTGCTCGGCGTGGCGATCACGAGCGAAGTGCTGGTCTGCCTCGTCCTCGCCGGCCTGCTGAGGCGCGTTCTGCGAACCCCGTCAGGCACGCTCGGCAGCCTTCAGCCGGCCTGA
- a CDS encoding putative acetolactate synthase large subunit (ilvG) (Evidence 3 : Putative function from multiple computational evidences; Product type e : enzyme) translates to MSQSPDAALPARSRGRNAAQALVDQLAANGVTHVFAVPGESYLPVLDALYESGIALTVCRQEGGAAMMAEAHGKATGQPGICFVTRGPGATNASAGIHIAQQDSTPMILFVGQIERGLRDREAWQEVDYRAAFGPIAKWATEIETGARMPEYVSRAFHTATGGRPGPVVVALPKDMLKDAAEGLLAPPFQAVEAAPGAEDLASLAALLAEAKSPFLVLGGSRWTEQAYADIRRFAEAFDLPVATSYRRLPLFDPLHPNYAGDLGLAANPKLVARAKSADLMIVLGGRLGEVASQTYSLLDIPAPRTRLVHIHPGAEELGRVYVPHLGITAAPARMAAALARLDAPASVPWAAETRAAHDAYLAWSQTPTPQPGPVNLGQVMVHLREALPEDAILCNGAGNYAAWIHRFYRFRRLATHMAPTSGSMGYGVPAAVAMKRIFPERTVISINGDGDFLMNGQEFATAVQYGLNIVCIVADNASYGTIRMHQERDFPGRVLATDLVNPDFAAYARAFGGVGFTVERTEDFPAALEEALAAQRPAIIHVKFSVDAITPGLSLTAIREKALAGD, encoded by the coding sequence ATGTCCCAGAGCCCAGACGCCGCCCTCCCCGCCCGAAGCCGCGGGCGGAACGCCGCCCAGGCGCTCGTGGACCAACTCGCGGCCAACGGCGTCACCCATGTCTTCGCAGTGCCGGGCGAGAGCTACCTGCCGGTGCTCGATGCGCTCTACGAATCGGGCATCGCCCTCACCGTCTGCCGCCAGGAGGGTGGCGCGGCGATGATGGCGGAAGCCCACGGCAAGGCGACGGGGCAACCCGGCATCTGCTTCGTCACCCGCGGTCCCGGCGCCACCAACGCCTCGGCCGGCATCCACATCGCCCAGCAGGATTCGACGCCGATGATCCTGTTCGTCGGCCAGATCGAGCGGGGTCTGCGCGACCGCGAGGCGTGGCAGGAGGTCGATTACCGCGCCGCCTTCGGGCCGATCGCGAAATGGGCCACCGAGATCGAGACCGGCGCGCGGATGCCGGAATACGTCTCGCGCGCCTTCCACACCGCCACCGGCGGCCGGCCGGGTCCGGTGGTGGTGGCGCTGCCGAAGGACATGCTGAAGGATGCCGCGGAAGGGCTGCTGGCCCCGCCCTTCCAAGCCGTCGAGGCCGCGCCCGGCGCGGAGGATCTCGCGTCCCTCGCCGCCCTGCTGGCGGAGGCCAAAAGCCCTTTCCTGGTGCTCGGCGGCAGCCGCTGGACCGAGCAGGCCTATGCCGATATCCGCCGCTTTGCTGAAGCCTTCGATCTGCCGGTGGCCACGAGCTACCGCCGCCTGCCGCTGTTCGACCCGCTGCATCCGAACTACGCGGGCGATCTCGGGCTTGCCGCCAACCCGAAGCTGGTGGCGCGGGCCAAGTCCGCCGACCTGATGATCGTGCTCGGCGGCCGCCTCGGCGAGGTCGCGAGCCAGACCTATTCGCTCCTCGACATCCCGGCCCCCCGCACCCGCCTCGTCCATATTCATCCCGGAGCGGAGGAACTCGGCCGGGTCTACGTTCCGCATCTCGGCATCACCGCCGCGCCGGCCCGGATGGCGGCGGCTCTGGCGCGGCTCGATGCGCCCGCTTCCGTCCCGTGGGCGGCCGAGACCCGCGCGGCCCATGACGCATATCTGGCGTGGTCGCAGACCCCGACGCCGCAGCCCGGCCCGGTCAATCTCGGGCAGGTGATGGTGCATCTGCGCGAGGCGCTGCCGGAGGACGCGATCCTGTGCAACGGCGCGGGCAACTACGCCGCTTGGATCCACCGCTTCTACCGCTTCCGCCGCCTTGCCACCCACATGGCGCCGACCTCCGGCTCGATGGGCTACGGCGTCCCGGCGGCTGTGGCGATGAAGCGGATCTTTCCCGAACGCACCGTGATCTCAATCAACGGTGACGGCGACTTCCTGATGAACGGCCAGGAATTCGCGACCGCGGTGCAGTACGGCCTGAACATCGTCTGCATCGTCGCCGACAATGCGAGCTACGGCACGATCCGCATGCATCAGGAGCGCGATTTTCCGGGTCGCGTCCTCGCCACCGACCTCGTAAACCCGGACTTTGCCGCCTATGCCCGCGCCTTCGGCGGCGTCGGCTTCACCGTGGAGCGGACCGAGGATTTTCCGGCGGCGTTGGAGGAGGCCCTGGCGGCGCAGCGCCCGGCGATCATCCACGTGAAGTTCTCGGTCGATGCGATCACGCCGGGCCTGAGCCTCACGGCGATCCGCGAGAAGGCGCTGGCGGGCGATTGA
- a CDS encoding exported protein of unknown function (Evidence 5 : Unknown function), translated as MKAIYAVAAVGLGLMGSIASVSAQPYGSRDYGYEERGRGYGGRDYDDEDRGRGYGGRGYGRRDYGFDEREYLRCNPDVLRAVRRGQMESGAAHYQTFGRRERRRLSC; from the coding sequence ATGAAGGCGATTTATGCAGTGGCGGCCGTAGGCCTGGGCTTGATGGGATCCATCGCCTCAGTGTCGGCCCAGCCCTATGGCAGCCGTGACTATGGCTACGAAGAACGCGGCCGTGGCTATGGTGGCCGCGATTACGACGACGAGGACCGCGGCCGTGGTTATGGTGGTCGTGGCTATGGCCGGCGCGATTACGGCTTCGATGAGCGCGAGTATCTGCGCTGCAATCCGGACGTGCTCCGCGCGGTCCGACGGGGCCAGATGGAATCCGGAGCTGCGCACTACCAGACCTTCGGTCGCCGTGAGCGCCGCCGTCTGAGCTGCTGA
- a CDS encoding putative homoserine O-succinyltransferase (metA) (fragment) (Evidence 3 : Putative function from multiple computational evidences), with amino-acid sequence MPANVPVPHSRWNDLPEQALTARGYRVLRRSEQVGVDLFVRERGALMVFLQGHPEYDGDTLAREYRRDIGRFLDGERDTPPALPENYYVDEAVRRLDAFAAVARAYRSPALHADFPTMAETLPRPAAWQEAAAGLFRNWLALVSDRVALAA; translated from the coding sequence ATGCCGGCGAACGTGCCGGTGCCGCATTCGCGCTGGAACGACCTGCCCGAACAGGCGCTGACCGCCCGCGGCTACCGTGTCCTGCGGCGCTCCGAACAGGTCGGGGTCGATCTGTTCGTCCGCGAGCGCGGTGCCTTGATGGTCTTCCTCCAGGGCCACCCGGAATATGACGGCGATACGCTCGCCCGCGAGTACCGCCGGGATATCGGCCGCTTCCTCGATGGCGAGCGGGACACCCCGCCCGCGCTGCCCGAGAACTACTACGTCGACGAGGCCGTCCGGCGTCTCGACGCCTTCGCCGCGGTGGCACGGGCCTATCGCTCGCCCGCCCTGCACGCCGACTTCCCGACGATGGCCGAGACCCTGCCCCGTCCGGCCGCTTGGCAGGAGGCCGCCGCCGGGCTGTTCCGCAACTGGCTCGCGCTGGTCTCGGACCGCGTCGCGCTCGCCGCGTGA
- a CDS encoding protein of unknown function (Evidence 5 : Unknown function) encodes MLDYGTSIQPVSLPAAELDLGAVGGVAWHEPAQPKLRVGLLNNMPDSALVQTERQFRRLIGPGVELRLFSLDTVPRGPPRPRPSRTLLRDARRAGWSRARCPRRHRRRAEGQGSCRRAILPGARGGGGLGGCERRPDPVLVSGRACGRAAPRWHRASAAADQAFRHLCLHGGRPPSVARGDAGERAGAAFALERPARTGADRPRLPCPAALRTGRGRSVRPRARCLDGLPPGPPGI; translated from the coding sequence ATGCTGGACTACGGCACCTCGATCCAACCCGTGAGCCTGCCCGCGGCGGAGTTGGATCTCGGCGCAGTCGGCGGCGTCGCGTGGCACGAGCCGGCGCAGCCAAAGCTTCGCGTCGGCCTCCTCAACAACATGCCCGACAGCGCCCTGGTGCAGACGGAGCGCCAGTTCCGGCGCCTGATCGGCCCAGGCGTCGAGCTGCGCCTGTTCAGCCTCGATACGGTCCCGCGCGGTCCCCCTCGCCCGCGCCCATCTCGAACGCTTCTACGAGACGCAAGGCGCGCTGGCTGGAGCCGGGCTCGATGCCCTCGTCGTCACCGGCGCCGAGCCGAAGGCCAAGGGTCTTGCCGACGAGCCATTCTTCCCGGCGCTCGCGGCGGTGGTGGATTGGGCGGATGCGAGCGGCGTCCCGACCCTGTTCTCGTGTCTGGCCGCGCATGCGGCCGTGCTGCACCTCGATGGCATCGAGCGTCAGCCGCTGCCGACCAAGCATTCCGGCATCTATGCCTGCACGGCGGTCGCCCACCATCCGTTGCTCGCGGGGATGCCGGCGAACGTGCCGGTGCCGCATTCGCGCTGGAACGACCTGCCCGAACAGGCGCTGACCGCCCGCGGCTACCGTGTCCTGCGGCGCTCCGAACAGGTCGGGGTCGATCTGTTCGTCCGCGAGCGCGGTGCCTTGATGGTCTTCCTCCAGGGCCACCCGGAATATGA
- a CDS encoding putative fatty acid metabolism AMP-binding protein (Evidence 3 : Putative function from multiple computational evidences; Product type e : enzyme), with protein MDQTFAAASPDPLGGRPDRDSAAPPPRPSSTAGWLGALARTARIDASPERIFPLVLDAVAVERAHAPALIGRDETLSHRELAARRNRYARWALARGLAKGDTVALLMRNCPDYLAIWLGLTRVGVCVALLNTHLRGAGLAHCLAVAAPRLVIAAADLADVLEGALPHLAEQPEIVWQGPDTNDTLAAASAGFREAPLGLDEAPPVTLRDPALLIYTSGTTGLPKAARVSHHRVMMWTHWFAGLIDPTPDDRMYDCLPLYHSVGGVVAPGSVLLGGGSVVIREKFSASRFWADVAESGATLFQYIGELCRYLTLAAPDPAEGRHRLRLCTGNGMRAEVWEAFQARFAIPRILEFYAATEGTLSLYNVEGRVGAVGRVPSFMARRSPALIVRHDVTTGLPARDARGRCIPAEFGEAGELLGRLSERAEYTFEGYTSAAESARKVLRDVIEPNDAWMRTGDLMRRDAQGYFTFVDRIGDTFRWKGENVATTEVAEALHRVAGVREANVYGVSVPGAEGRAGMAALAVGPDFDLAHLHAEMETRLPAYARPLFLRLSDELGHTETFKQKKVALAEDGFDPDRTDDPLYIDRDGAYRRIDAAMHAEIAGGELRL; from the coding sequence ATGGACCAGACTTTCGCCGCAGCCTCCCCCGATCCGCTCGGGGGACGCCCGGATCGAGACAGCGCGGCCCCGCCGCCCCGGCCCTCCTCCACCGCCGGCTGGCTCGGGGCCCTGGCCCGCACGGCGCGGATTGACGCGAGCCCGGAGCGCATCTTCCCCCTCGTGCTGGACGCCGTCGCCGTAGAGCGCGCCCACGCGCCGGCCCTGATCGGCCGGGACGAAACCCTGAGCCATCGGGAACTCGCCGCGCGCCGCAACCGCTACGCCCGCTGGGCGCTGGCGCGCGGGCTCGCCAAGGGCGACACCGTCGCCCTCCTGATGCGGAACTGCCCGGATTATCTCGCGATCTGGCTCGGGCTCACCCGCGTCGGCGTCTGCGTGGCGCTGCTCAACACCCACCTGCGCGGCGCCGGCCTCGCCCATTGCCTTGCGGTCGCCGCCCCTCGCCTCGTCATCGCCGCCGCCGACCTCGCCGACGTGCTTGAGGGAGCTCTGCCCCATCTCGCCGAGCAGCCGGAGATCGTGTGGCAGGGGCCGGACACAAACGACACGCTCGCCGCGGCCTCGGCGGGGTTTCGCGAGGCTCCGCTCGGGCTCGACGAGGCGCCGCCCGTCACGCTGCGCGATCCCGCGCTGCTGATCTACACCTCCGGCACCACCGGCCTGCCCAAAGCCGCGCGGGTGAGCCACCACCGGGTGATGATGTGGACCCATTGGTTCGCCGGCCTGATCGACCCGACGCCCGACGACCGCATGTACGATTGCCTGCCGCTCTACCACAGCGTCGGCGGCGTGGTGGCGCCGGGCTCGGTGCTGCTCGGCGGCGGCTCGGTGGTGATCCGCGAGAAATTTTCCGCCAGCCGGTTCTGGGCCGACGTGGCCGAGAGCGGGGCGACCTTGTTCCAGTATATCGGTGAGCTGTGCCGCTATCTCACGCTTGCCGCCCCCGACCCCGCCGAGGGTCGGCACCGCCTGCGGCTCTGCACCGGCAACGGCATGCGCGCGGAGGTCTGGGAGGCGTTCCAGGCGCGCTTCGCGATCCCCCGCATCCTCGAATTCTACGCCGCGACCGAGGGCACGCTCTCGCTCTACAACGTCGAGGGCCGGGTCGGCGCGGTGGGGCGCGTGCCCTCGTTCATGGCCCGGCGCTCGCCGGCCCTGATCGTCCGCCACGACGTCACCACGGGCCTGCCGGCGCGCGATGCGCGGGGGCGCTGCATCCCGGCCGAGTTCGGCGAGGCCGGCGAATTGCTCGGCCGGCTCTCGGAGCGGGCGGAATACACGTTCGAGGGCTATACCAGCGCCGCCGAGAGTGCGCGCAAGGTGCTGCGCGACGTGATTGAACCCAATGATGCCTGGATGCGCACCGGCGACCTGATGCGCCGGGACGCGCAGGGCTACTTCACTTTCGTCGATCGGATCGGCGACACTTTCCGCTGGAAGGGCGAGAACGTGGCGACCACCGAGGTCGCCGAGGCGCTCCACCGCGTCGCGGGCGTGCGCGAGGCCAACGTCTACGGCGTGTCCGTGCCGGGGGCGGAGGGAAGGGCCGGCATGGCGGCGCTCGCGGTCGGGCCGGATTTCGACCTCGCGCACCTGCACGCCGAGATGGAGACCCGGCTTCCGGCCTATGCCCGGCCGCTGTTCCTGCGCCTGAGCGACGAACTCGGCCATACCGAGACGTTCAAGCAGAAGAAGGTCGCCCTGGCCGAGGACGGCTTCGACCCCGACCGGACCGACGACCCGCTCTACATCGACCGCGACGGCGCCTACCGCCGGATCGATGCAGCGATGCACGCGGAGATCGCCGGGGGCGAGCTTCGGCTTTGA
- a CDS encoding putative branched-chain amino acid aminotransferase (Evidence 3 : Putative function from multiple computational evidences; Product type e : enzyme) — protein sequence MTTPDHDTSPPDTWTFFEGAWHPGNVRIMGPRTHGAWLGSTVFDGARAFEGVTPDLDLHLARVNRSATALGLTPKVAVEEWARLVAEGLTRFAPDAELYIRPMYWAESGFAGGVRFDPASTNWCLSLYTAPMPLPSGVKATLSPFRRPSIEVAPVDAKAGCLYPNGARALTEALSRGFGNCLMLDGLGNIAEFANANAFFARDGVVYTPVPNGTFLAGITRARVLALLRGAGVTVVEKTLRYEDFLSADEVFTAGNFAKVAPVTGLDDIRFEPGPMFRLARQLYWDFAHGRLS from the coding sequence ATGACGACGCCCGATCACGACACCTCGCCCCCCGACACCTGGACCTTCTTCGAGGGCGCGTGGCATCCCGGCAATGTCCGGATCATGGGGCCACGCACCCACGGCGCGTGGCTCGGCTCGACGGTGTTCGACGGCGCCCGCGCCTTTGAGGGCGTCACGCCCGATCTCGATCTGCACCTCGCCCGGGTCAACCGCTCGGCCACCGCCCTCGGGCTCACGCCGAAGGTCGCGGTCGAGGAATGGGCCCGCCTCGTCGCCGAAGGGCTGACGCGCTTTGCGCCCGACGCCGAACTCTACATCCGGCCGATGTACTGGGCCGAGAGCGGGTTTGCCGGCGGCGTGCGCTTCGATCCCGCCTCCACCAACTGGTGCCTGTCGCTCTACACGGCACCGATGCCGCTGCCGTCGGGCGTCAAGGCGACGCTCTCGCCCTTCCGCCGCCCGTCGATCGAGGTCGCCCCCGTCGATGCCAAGGCCGGATGCCTTTACCCCAACGGGGCGCGGGCGCTGACAGAGGCGCTGTCGCGCGGCTTCGGCAATTGCCTGATGCTCGACGGGCTCGGCAACATCGCCGAGTTCGCCAACGCCAATGCGTTCTTCGCGCGGGACGGGGTGGTCTACACCCCGGTCCCGAACGGGACGTTCCTCGCGGGCATCACCCGCGCCCGCGTCCTCGCGCTGTTGCGCGGGGCCGGTGTCACGGTGGTGGAAAAGACCCTGCGCTACGAGGACTTCCTGAGCGCCGACGAGGTCTTCACCGCCGGCAACTTCGCCAAGGTCGCCCCGGTCACCGGGCTCGATGACATACGCTTCGAGCCGGGACCGATGTTTCGCCTCGCACGCCAGCTTTACTGGGATTTCGCGCACGGACGGCTGTCGTAG
- a CDS encoding trans-sulfuration enzyme (O-acetylhomoserine aminocarboxypropyltransferase) (modular protein): protein MRSETIALHAGFDHDPATHAVAVPIYQSVAYAFDSADHGAALFNLEEEGFRYSRIANPTVAVLERRVAELEGGHSALAVASGQAALHYAIATLADHGGNIVAVPQLYGTTHTLLAHVLPRQGITCRFAASDRAEDIAALIDGDTRAVYCESIGNPAGNICDIEALAAVAHAHGVPLVVDNTVPTPILMRPIDYGADIVIASLTKFMGGHGTTLGGIIVDSGRFDWKAQAERFPMFTRPDVSYHGLVYADHFGPGAFAARARSVYQRTTGAVLPAMSAFLLLQGIETVALRVERHVANARKVAEHLRAHPQIAWVNYAGFADSPNHPMARKYLKGEGSSLLTFGVTGGFEGGKTFYDALKLVKRLVNIGDAKSLACHPASTTHRQMTPRRAAGRGRAAGDDPAQRRHRAYRRHPRRPRPGARRCGPRRTRGLNPSPSRPEETRHAGLRHLDPTREPARGGVGSRRSRRRRVARAGAAKASRRPPQQHARQRPGADGAPVPAPDRPRRRAAPVQPRYGPARSPSPAPISNASTRRKARWLEPGSMPSSSPAPSRRPRVLPTSHSSRRSRRWWIGRMRAASRPCSRVWPRMRPCCTSMASSVSRCRPSIPASMPARRSPTIRCSRGCRRTCRCRIRAGTTCPNRR from the coding sequence ATGCGCAGCGAAACGATCGCCCTTCATGCCGGCTTCGACCACGATCCGGCCACGCACGCGGTCGCGGTGCCGATCTATCAGAGCGTCGCCTACGCCTTCGACAGCGCCGACCACGGCGCCGCCCTGTTCAACCTGGAGGAAGAGGGTTTTCGCTACAGCCGGATCGCTAACCCGACGGTCGCCGTGCTGGAGCGGCGCGTGGCGGAACTGGAGGGCGGCCATTCGGCGCTCGCCGTCGCCTCGGGGCAGGCCGCACTCCACTACGCCATCGCCACCCTGGCGGATCACGGCGGCAACATCGTTGCGGTGCCCCAGCTCTACGGCACGACGCATACGCTGCTAGCCCACGTTCTGCCGCGTCAGGGCATCACCTGCCGCTTCGCCGCGAGCGATCGGGCCGAGGATATCGCGGCGCTGATCGATGGCGACACCCGCGCGGTCTACTGCGAATCGATCGGCAATCCAGCGGGCAACATCTGCGATATCGAGGCGCTGGCGGCCGTGGCCCACGCCCACGGCGTGCCGCTCGTGGTCGACAACACCGTGCCGACCCCGATCCTGATGCGGCCGATCGATTACGGGGCCGACATCGTCATCGCCTCGCTCACCAAGTTCATGGGCGGCCACGGCACCACGCTCGGCGGCATCATCGTCGATTCCGGGCGCTTTGACTGGAAGGCGCAGGCTGAGCGCTTCCCGATGTTCACGCGGCCGGACGTCTCCTATCACGGCCTCGTCTACGCCGACCATTTCGGCCCCGGCGCCTTCGCCGCGCGGGCGCGCAGCGTCTACCAGCGCACCACCGGCGCGGTGCTGCCGGCGATGTCGGCCTTCCTGCTGCTGCAGGGCATCGAGACGGTGGCGCTGCGGGTCGAGCGCCATGTCGCGAACGCGCGCAAGGTCGCCGAGCACCTGCGGGCGCATCCGCAGATCGCCTGGGTGAACTATGCCGGGTTCGCCGACAGCCCGAACCACCCGATGGCGCGCAAGTACCTGAAGGGCGAAGGCTCCTCGCTCCTGACCTTCGGCGTCACGGGCGGGTTCGAGGGCGGCAAGACGTTCTACGACGCGCTGAAACTGGTGAAGCGCCTCGTCAACATCGGCGACGCCAAGTCGCTCGCCTGCCATCCGGCCTCGACCACGCACCGGCAGATGACCCCCCGACGAGCAGCGGGTCGCGGGCGTGCTGCCGGAGACGATCCGGCTCAGCGTCGGCATCGAGCATATCGACGACATCCTCGAAGACCTCGACCAGGCGCTCGCCGCTGTGGCCCCCGCCGCACTCGCGGCCTGAACCCTTCCCCATCGCGTCCGGAGGAGACCCGCCATGCTGGACTACGGCACCTCGATCCAACCCGTGAGCCTGCCCGCGGCGGAGTTGGATCTCGGCGCAGTCGGCGGCGTCGCGTGGCACGAGCCGGCGCAGCCAAAGCTTCGCGTCGGCCTCCTCAACAACATGCCCGACAGCGCCCTGGTGCAGACGGAGCGCCAGTTCCGGCGCCTGATCGGCCCAGGCGTCGAGCTGCGCCTGTTCAGCCTCGATACGGTCCCGCGCGGTCCCCCTCGCCCGCGCCCATCTCGAACGCTTCTACGAGACGCAAGGCGCGCTGGCTGGAGCCGGGCTCGATGCCCTCGTCGTCACCGGCGCCGAGCCGAAGGCCAAGGGTCTTGCCGACGAGCCATTCTTCCCGGCGCTCGCGGCGGTGGTGGATTGGGCGGATGCGAGCGGCGTCCCGACCCTGTTCTCGTGTCTGGCCGCGCATGCGGCCGTGCTGCACCTCGATGGCATCGAGCGTCAGCCGCTGCCGACCAAGCATTCCGGCATCTATGCCTGCACGGCGGTCGCCCACCATCCGTTGCTCGCGGGGATGCCGGCGAACGTGCCGGTGCCGCATTCGCGCTGGAACGACCTGCCCGAACAGGCGCTGA
- a CDS encoding conserved protein of unknown function (Evidence 4 : Unknown function but conserved in other organisms): MSTTAMIPSVTSGELRAAPIEPSWIHEGRPVARNTMLSRSADGMAWTLVWDCTAGRFEWHYDIDETIHFIEGSATISDGLSPPKTFRAGDVLFIPRGAVCHWHVESYVRKVAFCRKTQPKVVALALRAAGKAKRMLSRRSGAGSALEAA, translated from the coding sequence GTGTCGACCACAGCGATGATTCCGTCCGTGACCTCGGGCGAGCTGCGCGCCGCCCCGATCGAGCCGAGCTGGATCCACGAGGGACGGCCCGTGGCCCGCAACACCATGCTCTCGCGCAGCGCCGACGGCATGGCCTGGACCCTGGTCTGGGACTGCACCGCCGGGCGGTTCGAGTGGCACTACGACATCGACGAGACGATCCACTTCATCGAGGGCTCGGCCACGATCAGCGACGGCCTCTCCCCGCCCAAGACCTTCCGGGCCGGCGATGTGTTGTTCATTCCCCGCGGCGCGGTCTGCCATTGGCATGTCGAGAGCTACGTGCGGAAGGTCGCCTTCTGCCGGAAGACGCAGCCGAAGGTCGTGGCGCTCGCCCTGCGCGCGGCCGGCAAGGCCAAGCGGATGCTGAGCCGCCGCTCCGGCGCCGGCAGCGCGCTCGAAGCCGCCTGA